Proteins from a genomic interval of Cognatishimia sp. WU-CL00825:
- the dtd gene encoding D-aminoacyl-tRNA deacylase encodes MRAVIQRVSQAEVRVDDVVTGEITQGLLILICAMKGDSEADADKLARKISKIRIFQDENGKMNKSVLDIGGSALVVSQFTLAADTRSGNRPGFSTACGADDGNMFYEYFTKSIAETGVPVEKGIFGADMKVSLINDGPVTIWLDTDQWK; translated from the coding sequence ATGCGAGCAGTGATTCAGCGGGTTTCCCAAGCCGAGGTGCGGGTGGATGATGTGGTTACCGGAGAGATCACACAGGGTTTGTTGATACTGATCTGTGCCATGAAAGGTGACTCTGAAGCAGACGCCGATAAATTAGCCAGAAAAATCAGCAAGATTCGCATTTTCCAAGACGAAAACGGCAAAATGAATAAGTCCGTTCTTGATATCGGTGGCAGCGCCTTGGTGGTCAGCCAATTCACATTGGCCGCAGATACGCGCAGCGGAAATAGACCTGGCTTTTCAACAGCTTGCGGTGCAGATGACGGAAATATGTTCTATGAGTATTTCACCAAATCGATTGCAGAAACCGGCGTTCCCGTTGAAAAAGGCATATTTGGCGCAGATATGAAAGTTTCGTTAATCAACGATGGGCCGGTGACCATTTGGCTCGACACGGATCAATGGAAATAG
- a CDS encoding nucleoside deaminase, with amino-acid sequence MQFKSHMNLALTEAEKAAERGEVPVGAVLIAPDGQVLAADGNRTRELNDPTAHAEILVIRAGGEKLASERLTGCDLYVTLEPCPMCASAISQARIARVYYGASDPKSGGVAQGPCVFSHPQSHHVPEVYDGLASADSEALLRAFFHNKRA; translated from the coding sequence ATGCAGTTTAAAAGCCACATGAACCTTGCGTTAACCGAAGCAGAGAAGGCCGCCGAGCGGGGCGAAGTGCCAGTTGGCGCGGTTCTGATCGCGCCAGATGGCCAGGTATTGGCTGCCGACGGCAATCGTACGCGAGAATTGAATGACCCAACCGCACATGCAGAGATCCTTGTGATACGTGCAGGTGGGGAAAAACTGGCGAGCGAACGGCTGACTGGTTGTGATCTATACGTGACATTAGAGCCTTGTCCAATGTGCGCCAGCGCCATTTCTCAGGCGCGTATTGCACGAGTTTATTATGGGGCATCGGATCCTAAGTCCGGCGGCGTTGCGCAGGGGCCGTGTGTCTTTAGTCACCCCCAAAGCCATCATGTTCCAGAGGTCTATGATGGATTGGCAAGCGCGGACAGCGAGGCTTTGTTGCGCGCTTTTTTCCACAATAAGCGCGCGTAG
- a CDS encoding pseudouridine synthase, with protein MTQDTPKGDRIAKVLARAGVASRRDAERMIEAGRVCVDGKTLTSPALNVMPKSRILVDGKPIAEKEPERIWLYHKPSGLVTSHKDEKDRQTIFDELPETLPRVMTIGRLDLNSEGLLLLTNDGDVKRKLELPSTGWVRRYRVRVNGRPTDAQFDPLRKGITVEGEDFAPMTITLDSQKGANAWVTVSLREGKNREIRRAMNAIDLTVNRLIRIAYGPFQLGDIKPGEVEELRRKVVRDQLGLDGAIPPEERKKPTRRKKPTGAAKSGDKTTQIKHASEIPAFGKKFSSKSGAAKPSKNRAKEKRPESPWDDYGNLIARGRGKRSGDKSGKPAAARSGRKPPYKG; from the coding sequence ATGACCCAAGATACACCCAAAGGCGACCGGATCGCCAAAGTTCTGGCACGCGCCGGTGTGGCTTCGCGCCGCGACGCAGAGCGTATGATCGAGGCTGGCCGCGTGTGCGTTGATGGTAAAACATTAACGTCGCCTGCGCTTAATGTAATGCCAAAGTCCCGCATTCTGGTTGACGGCAAGCCTATCGCAGAAAAAGAACCAGAACGCATTTGGTTGTATCACAAACCAAGCGGGCTCGTGACCAGTCACAAAGACGAAAAAGATCGCCAAACGATTTTTGACGAACTGCCCGAAACATTGCCGCGGGTCATGACAATTGGCCGTCTGGACCTGAATTCCGAGGGTCTGCTGTTGCTCACCAACGACGGCGATGTCAAACGCAAGCTTGAACTGCCATCCACCGGCTGGGTGCGCAGATACCGAGTGCGCGTCAATGGCCGCCCAACTGATGCGCAATTTGATCCACTGCGCAAGGGTATCACGGTTGAGGGTGAAGATTTTGCACCGATGACGATCACCTTGGACAGTCAAAAAGGTGCTAATGCTTGGGTAACTGTCTCATTGCGCGAAGGCAAAAACCGCGAAATTCGCCGCGCCATGAATGCGATTGATCTCACAGTAAACCGCTTGATCCGCATCGCATATGGGCCATTTCAATTGGGCGACATCAAACCTGGCGAAGTGGAAGAGCTGCGCCGCAAAGTTGTACGTGACCAGCTAGGGCTTGATGGCGCGATACCACCTGAAGAGCGCAAAAAACCCACGCGGCGTAAAAAGCCAACCGGTGCTGCCAAGAGCGGCGACAAAACCACACAAATCAAGCATGCATCTGAAATACCTGCATTTGGCAAAAAATTCTCCAGCAAGTCTGGTGCTGCAAAACCCTCAAAAAATCGCGCAAAAGAAAAACGGCCAGAATCTCCTTGGGATGACTATGGTAACTTGATCGCGCGTGGACGTGGCAAGCGAAGTGGTGATAAGTCAGGGAAACCTGCCGCCGCGCGGTCCGGACGAAAGCCACCGTATAAGGGGTAA
- a CDS encoding tellurium resistance protein TerC has product MADLLTIQNLGNLVMLCFLQAVLGFDNLLYISIESQRAPVAHQKSVRFWGIILAVALRVVLLFTMIELIDALSEPFWVFNQPGLIEGGVNFATCIFIIGGIFIIYTAVKEIGHMLSIEHLDADVSNKGGKSAAQVVTLIVLMNLIFSFDSILSALAITDVFPILAAAILISGGAMLLLADGVTRFLEKNRMYEVLGLFILLIVGVVLLGESGQAAAHAMHDDSLALKFFGYEVIPMSKTTFYFSVLVLFAVEIIQSGYSRKLNAERASHARH; this is encoded by the coding sequence ATGGCCGACCTTTTAACAATTCAAAACCTTGGTAACCTAGTGATGCTTTGCTTTCTGCAAGCCGTTCTTGGGTTCGACAATCTTCTTTATATTTCGATTGAATCTCAGCGCGCACCTGTGGCGCACCAAAAATCTGTCCGCTTTTGGGGCATTATCCTCGCGGTGGCGCTGCGCGTCGTTCTATTGTTCACCATGATCGAACTGATAGACGCCTTGTCAGAACCATTCTGGGTGTTTAATCAGCCGGGCCTAATCGAAGGCGGTGTGAACTTTGCCACCTGTATCTTTATCATTGGCGGAATTTTCATCATCTATACGGCGGTGAAAGAGATCGGGCACATGTTGTCCATCGAGCATCTGGATGCCGATGTTTCAAATAAGGGTGGGAAGTCAGCGGCACAGGTTGTGACCTTGATTGTTCTGATGAACCTGATTTTTTCCTTTGATTCCATTCTGTCAGCGTTGGCGATCACCGATGTGTTTCCAATTTTGGCGGCCGCAATTCTGATTTCTGGTGGCGCAATGCTATTGCTGGCAGACGGTGTTACACGCTTTCTAGAAAAGAACCGCATGTATGAGGTTTTGGGACTGTTCATTCTGCTGATCGTTGGTGTTGTACTGCTTGGCGAATCCGGACAAGCGGCAGCCCATGCGATGCATGATGATTCCTTGGCACTGAAATTCTTTGGATATGAAGTGATCCCAATGTCCAAAACCACCTTCTACTTCAGCGTCTTGGTATTGTTTGCAGTCGAAATCATCCAATCCGGCTACTCGCGCAAACTCAACGCTGAGCGCGCGTCTCACGCTCGCCACTAA
- a CDS encoding toxic anion resistance protein, which produces MSETVRQKAEATLAEVEAINAVVLAEPAESTAIVPLAEADAPTSDEITKRMAELDMEDTNSIVTFGSSAQAELQEISQSMLQGVRNKDVGPAGDSLRNIVTTIRGFSISELDVRRKRSFWEKILGKAAPFAKFTARFEQVQGQIDKITDSLLDHEHTLMKDIKSLDLLYDKTLTFYDELALYIAAGEAKIAELDAKDIPAKEAEVQAAEEKDQVMKAQELRDLRAARDDLERRVHDLKLTRQVTMQSLPSIRLVQENDKSLVTKINSTLVNTVPLWETQLAQAVTIQRSAEAAAAVRDANDLTNELLTSNAKNLRDSNKVIREEMERGVFDIEAVKQANADLIGTIEESLQIADEGKARRAAAEVDLKSMEAELRDTLASAKAKATGLGETIATSAGSE; this is translated from the coding sequence ATGTCAGAGACAGTACGTCAAAAAGCCGAAGCCACTTTGGCAGAAGTCGAAGCAATCAATGCCGTGGTATTGGCCGAGCCCGCCGAAAGCACAGCCATCGTGCCGCTGGCTGAAGCCGACGCCCCCACAAGCGATGAAATCACCAAACGAATGGCCGAATTGGACATGGAGGACACAAATTCGATTGTGACTTTTGGATCCTCTGCCCAAGCGGAATTGCAAGAAATCAGCCAGTCGATGCTGCAGGGCGTGCGCAACAAAGACGTTGGCCCAGCCGGCGATAGCCTGCGCAATATCGTCACGACGATACGCGGCTTTTCGATTTCCGAACTTGATGTGCGCCGCAAACGCAGTTTCTGGGAAAAGATATTGGGAAAAGCGGCACCGTTTGCCAAATTCACAGCACGGTTTGAACAAGTGCAGGGGCAAATTGATAAGATCACTGACAGCTTGCTGGACCACGAACACACGTTGATGAAAGACATCAAATCTTTGGATTTACTGTATGATAAAACACTTACGTTTTATGATGAATTGGCGCTGTATATCGCTGCGGGTGAAGCCAAAATAGCAGAGCTTGACGCCAAAGACATTCCTGCAAAGGAAGCCGAGGTCCAAGCCGCAGAAGAAAAAGATCAAGTAATGAAGGCGCAGGAGCTGCGTGATTTGCGTGCAGCGCGCGACGATCTGGAACGCCGGGTGCATGATCTGAAACTGACCCGTCAGGTGACGATGCAGTCCCTGCCCTCTATCCGTCTGGTTCAAGAAAACGACAAATCGCTGGTCACCAAGATCAATTCAACTTTGGTTAACACCGTGCCTCTTTGGGAAACGCAATTGGCCCAGGCTGTCACAATCCAGCGCAGCGCAGAAGCCGCCGCAGCAGTGCGCGATGCCAATGATCTGACCAATGAATTGCTGACGTCCAACGCCAAAAATCTGCGCGACAGCAACAAAGTGATCCGCGAAGAAATGGAACGTGGTGTCTTTGACATTGAGGCCGTCAAGCAGGCCAACGCAGATCTGATTGGAACCATCGAAGAAAGCCTGCAAATCGCCGACGAAGGCAAAGCGCGCCGTGCCGCTGCAGAGGTTGATTTAAAATCAATGGAAGCAGAACTGCGCGATACGCTGGCTTCTGCCAAAGCCAAAGCGACCGGGCTTGGTGAAACTATCGCGACTTCTGCTGGCTCTGAATAA
- a CDS encoding DUF2927 domain-containing protein: MAAPVAPAPTPASLPLPAAPSAASESVRTYYKNVQNDLLVQGLMRVDGGGPDTPYSADNLARNFEKIAFYDEHSIGTSLQRSTGEARLLARWDKPVRIGVEFGPSVDAAQRAKDKAFVAKFADRLGRVTGHPVTTAKTRINFNVLVVGEDDRTAMAQRFSNLLPSLSNAHRTLLQNLPRDMHCLVIVSHADSDEPKIMSGVAIVRAEHPELLRQACFHEEISQGLGLVNDSPLARPSIFNDDDEFAYLTSHDQALLNMLYDPRLAIGMTADQARPIIRILARERMGQDL, translated from the coding sequence TTGGCTGCGCCCGTTGCACCGGCCCCGACACCTGCATCCTTGCCGTTGCCTGCCGCGCCAAGCGCCGCTAGTGAATCGGTGCGGACATATTATAAAAATGTTCAAAATGACCTTTTGGTTCAGGGCCTTATGCGCGTTGACGGCGGTGGCCCAGACACGCCATATTCCGCAGATAATCTGGCGCGAAACTTCGAAAAAATCGCGTTCTATGATGAGCATAGTATCGGAACCAGCCTTCAGAGAAGCACCGGAGAGGCCCGACTTTTGGCACGTTGGGACAAGCCCGTGCGTATAGGTGTTGAATTTGGCCCCAGCGTCGATGCGGCGCAACGCGCCAAGGACAAAGCCTTTGTCGCCAAATTCGCAGACCGGTTGGGACGCGTCACCGGCCACCCGGTGACGACTGCAAAAACCCGTATAAACTTCAACGTTCTTGTGGTCGGCGAAGACGACAGAACCGCTATGGCGCAACGGTTTTCGAACCTTTTGCCCAGCCTTTCAAACGCCCATCGGACCTTACTGCAGAACTTGCCACGTGACATGCATTGCTTGGTGATCGTAAGCCATGCGGATTCTGACGAGCCCAAAATCATGTCCGGCGTCGCCATCGTGCGCGCCGAACATCCAGAGCTATTGCGTCAGGCTTGTTTTCATGAAGAAATCTCGCAGGGCCTCGGTTTGGTGAACGATAGCCCATTGGCGCGCCCGTCGATTTTCAATGACGACGACGAATTTGCCTATCTGACAAGCCACGACCAGGCTCTGCTAAATATGCTATATGACCCTCGGCTTGCCATCGGCATGACTGCTGATCAAGCACGCCCCATCATTCGTATTCTTGCCCGCGAACGCATGGGCCAAGATCTATGA
- a CDS encoding 5-bromo-4-chloroindolyl phosphate hydrolysis family protein, with product MAQNFGGKYSPNGKSKDTHSKQFLNAKRTRVGGRVNLLFLVPLPLLWKAFTSEPIVMAQYLASLGTLLLGAWLTREGLLAEEAYHARKIARRPAMPRKIIGGVLTGLGLGIAGLAGFGVIDALIFVIFGTGLHLLAFGLDPLTDKGAEGIDTFQTDRVARAVEEAEKHLTAMRDAILRAGDRDLERRVAQFETTARDLFRTIEDDPRDLTSARKYLSVYLKGARDATSKFADVYARNQNSKARAGYEELLNDLEQNFAARTRTLLINDHSDLTVEIDVLRERLQREGIRDDV from the coding sequence ATGGCGCAGAATTTTGGTGGAAAATACAGCCCAAACGGCAAGTCAAAGGACACGCATTCAAAACAATTTTTGAATGCCAAACGAACCCGCGTAGGCGGCCGTGTCAATTTGCTGTTTTTAGTCCCCCTGCCCTTGCTCTGGAAAGCTTTCACCTCGGAACCCATTGTCATGGCGCAGTATTTGGCCAGCCTTGGAACGCTTTTATTAGGCGCTTGGTTGACACGCGAGGGATTGCTGGCCGAGGAGGCCTATCACGCGCGCAAAATCGCGCGCCGTCCTGCTATGCCGCGCAAGATCATCGGTGGCGTTTTAACCGGGCTTGGCTTGGGCATTGCCGGACTGGCGGGATTTGGCGTGATAGATGCGCTTATCTTTGTGATTTTTGGAACCGGTCTGCATCTGCTTGCCTTTGGTCTTGATCCCCTAACCGACAAGGGTGCCGAGGGCATTGATACGTTCCAAACCGATCGCGTGGCACGCGCCGTTGAAGAGGCCGAGAAACATCTGACCGCGATGCGTGACGCTATTTTGCGCGCAGGGGATCGCGATCTAGAGCGCCGGGTGGCGCAATTTGAAACCACCGCCAGAGATCTTTTTCGCACTATCGAAGACGATCCACGCGACCTGACTTCTGCGCGAAAATATCTGTCGGTCTATCTAAAGGGCGCGCGGGATGCGACTTCGAAATTCGCAGATGTCTATGCCCGCAACCAAAACTCTAAGGCACGCGCAGGATATGAAGAGTTGCTGAACGATCTGGAACAAAACTTTGCAGCACGCACCCGCACGCTGCTGATCAACGACCATAGCGACCTGACGGTAGAAATTGACGTGTTGCGCGAACGCCTGCAACGCGAAGGCATCAGAGACGATGTATAA
- a CDS encoding ceramidase domain-containing protein: MDWAQQVDGYCERLDSAFWAEPVNAVTNLAFVIVALLMWRRSYGLPRARVLCIVLALIGLGSFLFHTFAQTWAGLADTLPILLFVLLYIFAATRDFWQSSTLVAFSAVLLFVPYAALTVPVFQKIAFLGSSAAYGPVPLLILIYALGLSRKVPQTAKRLAVGAGLIFLSIVIRATDLPLCPSFPLGTHFLWHLLNAVALGWMIETYRRHMLAPMQNQG; encoded by the coding sequence ATGGATTGGGCACAGCAGGTTGATGGATATTGCGAGCGCCTGGACAGTGCGTTTTGGGCGGAACCTGTCAACGCCGTAACAAACTTGGCCTTCGTTATTGTGGCGTTGTTGATGTGGCGTCGTAGTTACGGGCTGCCACGTGCGCGGGTGCTTTGCATTGTCTTGGCACTGATCGGACTTGGCAGTTTTCTGTTTCACACCTTTGCGCAAACCTGGGCAGGGCTTGCAGACACTTTGCCGATCTTGCTGTTTGTGCTGTTGTATATTTTCGCGGCGACCAGAGATTTTTGGCAAAGCAGTACCTTGGTCGCTTTCAGCGCAGTGCTGTTGTTTGTGCCCTATGCGGCCCTAACCGTGCCTGTGTTTCAGAAAATTGCGTTTTTGGGCTCCTCGGCAGCTTATGGGCCTGTGCCTCTGTTGATCCTGATCTATGCGCTCGGTCTTAGTCGGAAGGTGCCGCAAACCGCAAAACGGCTTGCCGTTGGGGCAGGGTTGATTTTTCTGTCGATCGTAATACGCGCCACCGATTTGCCACTTTGCCCAAGCTTTCCACTGGGCACACATTTTCTATGGCATTTGTTGAATGCCGTTGCATTAGGGTGGATGATCGAGACCTACCGACGTCACATGCTTGCACCGATGCAAAACCAAGGCTAA
- a CDS encoding TFIIB-type zinc finger domain-containing protein has translation MTELPPIPPLPTKPENEHRFPCDQCGADYRFAPEAGELRCDHCGHHEAIEDVGPWKGSIKELDFDRALQNQLPAQEIEVTRVSTCPNCAAQVEFDAVDHATDCPFCATPVVADTGKHRHIKPRGVLPFALDERAAHGAMGQWLGKLWFAPNGLQEYARKGRKMNGIYVPYWTFDADTKSSYQGERGTVYYENRTVTISGKQQTKRVAKVRWRPKSGRVARFFDDVLVLASKSLPKRFTDALEPWDLSALEPYRPEFLAGFRAEGYAVELEEGFVEARQHMDRVILRDVKFDIGGDRQRVHDINTLVSDVTFKHVLLPVWMAAYKYRGNTYRFVVNGRTGRVQGERPWSAWKIAIAVIAGAIVAGGIGYFIAMNQ, from the coding sequence ATGACAGAATTGCCACCGATTCCACCACTGCCAACTAAACCAGAAAATGAGCACAGGTTTCCCTGTGACCAATGCGGTGCTGACTATCGCTTTGCACCAGAGGCCGGTGAATTACGCTGTGACCATTGTGGCCACCACGAAGCAATTGAAGACGTCGGTCCTTGGAAAGGCTCAATCAAAGAGTTGGATTTTGACCGCGCGTTGCAGAACCAATTGCCCGCGCAGGAGATCGAGGTAACCCGTGTTTCAACTTGCCCAAATTGTGCCGCTCAGGTGGAATTTGACGCGGTAGATCACGCCACAGATTGTCCATTTTGCGCGACGCCGGTTGTTGCAGACACCGGCAAACACCGCCATATCAAACCGCGTGGCGTGCTGCCTTTTGCGCTGGATGAGCGCGCAGCCCATGGGGCGATGGGCCAGTGGTTGGGGAAATTATGGTTTGCACCCAACGGCTTGCAAGAATACGCCCGAAAAGGCCGTAAGATGAACGGCATCTATGTGCCCTATTGGACGTTTGATGCCGACACCAAGTCCAGCTATCAAGGTGAGCGTGGCACGGTGTATTATGAAAACCGCACCGTCACGATTAGCGGAAAACAACAAACAAAACGTGTTGCCAAAGTACGCTGGCGTCCGAAATCAGGGCGTGTGGCACGATTTTTTGATGATGTCTTGGTGCTTGCGTCCAAAAGTTTGCCCAAACGTTTTACAGATGCTCTTGAGCCATGGGATTTGTCGGCACTGGAGCCTTATCGCCCTGAATTCCTTGCAGGATTTCGCGCTGAAGGCTATGCAGTCGAGCTGGAAGAGGGCTTTGTAGAAGCCCGCCAGCATATGGATCGCGTGATCCTGCGGGATGTCAAATTTGATATTGGCGGTGACCGTCAAAGAGTTCATGATATCAACACGTTGGTATCTGATGTGACTTTTAAACACGTGCTTTTACCGGTTTGGATGGCAGCCTATAAATACCGGGGAAATACCTATCGATTTGTAGTGAATGGCCGCACAGGCCGGGTGCAGGGCGAACGGCCATGGTCCGCTTGGAAAATCGCCATAGCCGTGATAGCTGGGGCCATCGTTGCGGGTGGAATTGGTTATTTTATCGCAATGAATCAATAA
- a CDS encoding SPFH domain-containing protein encodes MGIFDFLTGEFIDVIHWVDDTRDTMVWRFEREGHEIKYGAKLTVREGQAAVFVHEGQLADVFTPGLYMLETNNMPIMTTLNHWDHGFKSPFKSEIYFVNTTRFNDLKWGTKNPIMCRDPEFGPVRLRAYGTYSVRVNDAARFLTEIVGTDGEFTMDEISFQIRNIIVQEFSRAIAKSGIPVLDMAANTADVGKLVAQAIEPVISQYGLSIPELYIENISLPPAVETALDARTSRGIAGNLDAHMKWKAAEAMGNEGAAGNAMGTGLGAGMGMAMAGNLMQQQNSGPWGAAPQSTAVAAPPPPPVEHVWHIAEGGKTTGPFSKAKLGRMAADGKLTRETYVWTAGQDGWKAAQDVTELAQLFTTMPPPPPPGA; translated from the coding sequence ATGGGTATTTTCGACTTCCTCACCGGCGAATTCATTGATGTTATTCATTGGGTCGACGACACACGCGACACGATGGTTTGGCGATTTGAACGCGAGGGCCACGAGATCAAATATGGGGCCAAGCTGACGGTGCGCGAAGGCCAGGCAGCCGTGTTTGTACACGAAGGTCAGCTGGCAGATGTGTTCACGCCTGGGCTTTACATGCTTGAAACCAACAACATGCCCATCATGACAACGCTAAATCATTGGGATCACGGCTTTAAAAGCCCCTTTAAATCAGAAATTTACTTTGTAAACACCACCCGTTTCAACGATTTGAAATGGGGCACCAAAAACCCGATTATGTGCCGCGACCCAGAATTCGGCCCCGTGCGATTAAGGGCCTATGGCACCTATTCAGTCCGTGTGAATGATGCGGCGCGTTTCTTGACTGAAATCGTTGGCACAGATGGTGAGTTCACCATGGACGAGATCAGCTTTCAAATCCGTAACATCATCGTACAAGAGTTTTCGCGCGCGATTGCAAAGTCGGGTATTCCAGTTCTGGACATGGCGGCCAATACCGCTGACGTTGGTAAGTTGGTGGCCCAGGCCATCGAACCGGTGATCAGCCAATATGGCCTGTCTATCCCTGAATTATACATTGAAAACATATCCTTACCGCCTGCCGTCGAGACCGCATTGGACGCTCGTACCTCGCGTGGCATCGCCGGAAATTTGGACGCCCATATGAAATGGAAAGCAGCCGAAGCCATGGGCAATGAGGGTGCTGCAGGGAACGCAATGGGCACAGGCCTGGGTGCGGGGATGGGCATGGCGATGGCCGGAAATTTGATGCAACAGCAAAACAGCGGACCTTGGGGGGCGGCCCCTCAGTCGACCGCCGTCGCGGCCCCTCCACCCCCGCCCGTCGAGCATGTCTGGCATATTGCAGAAGGCGGTAAAACCACAGGCCCCTTTTCCAAAGCCAAACTTGGACGCATGGCCGCTGACGGCAAACTGACCCGTGAAACCTATGTTTGGACTGCGGGCCAAGACGGTTGGAAAGCCGCCCAAGATGTTACTGAACTGGCGCAGCTGTTCACCACCATGCCTCCCCCGCCGCCTCCTGGCGCATAA
- the glpK gene encoding glycerol kinase GlpK → MTYILAIDQGTTSTRAILFDADMKIIDSAQEEFTQHFPDSGWVEHDPMDLWNTTLSTCNAVFAKVGITAADVTAIGITNQRETTVIWDRQTGEPVHNAIVWQDRRTADICRILKSEGHEELVTDTTGLLLDPYFSSTKVKWILDHSEGLHARARLGQLAFGTVDSWIIWNLTGGKRHVTDATNAARTMLYDIHKGKWSSRICDLLDIPQAMLPEVLDCAADFGTTDAGIFGAEVPILGVAGDQQAATLGNACFEPGMMKSTYGTGCFALLNTGDTPVASKNRLLTTIGYQLDGKPTYALEGAIFIAGAVVQWLRDGLGIIKDAKETQGLAEQADKSQDLILVPAFTGLGAPYWAPDCRGAIYGLTRGSGPAEFARAALESVGFQTRDLLEAMRGDMGEAVQTQILRVDGGMTASDWAMQFLADIIGAPVDRPEVLESTALGVAWLAGMRAGVYPDQQGFAATWRLEQKFEPKMQEPFREDKYAAWKRAVDATLAV, encoded by the coding sequence ATGACTTATATCCTCGCCATCGACCAAGGCACCACATCCACACGCGCCATCCTTTTTGATGCGGACATGAAGATCATCGACAGCGCCCAAGAGGAATTCACCCAGCATTTTCCCGATTCCGGTTGGGTCGAACATGATCCGATGGATCTGTGGAACACCACGCTGTCCACCTGCAACGCGGTCTTTGCCAAAGTCGGTATCACTGCCGCCGATGTGACCGCCATCGGCATCACCAACCAGCGCGAAACCACGGTGATCTGGGATCGGCAAACCGGTGAACCGGTGCACAACGCCATCGTATGGCAAGACCGCCGTACAGCCGACATCTGCCGCATTCTAAAATCCGAAGGCCATGAAGAGCTGGTGACCGACACCACAGGCCTGCTGCTAGATCCATATTTTTCCTCAACCAAAGTCAAATGGATCCTGGATCATTCCGAGGGCTTGCATGCCCGCGCGCGTCTGGGGCAATTGGCCTTTGGCACCGTTGACAGCTGGATCATCTGGAACCTCACCGGCGGCAAGCGCCATGTGACCGACGCCACCAATGCCGCACGCACCATGCTTTATGACATCCACAAGGGCAAATGGAGCAGCCGCATCTGCGATCTGCTGGATATCCCGCAGGCCATGTTGCCCGAAGTGCTGGACTGCGCCGCGGATTTTGGCACCACCGACGCCGGTATTTTTGGGGCCGAAGTGCCGATTTTGGGCGTCGCGGGCGATCAACAAGCGGCCACCCTTGGCAACGCTTGTTTTGAGCCGGGCATGATGAAATCCACTTATGGCACCGGCTGCTTTGCTCTGCTTAACACCGGCGACACACCCGTGGCGTCCAAAAACCGCCTGTTGACCACCATTGGCTACCAATTGGATGGCAAACCCACTTATGCGCTGGAAGGGGCGATCTTTATTGCGGGTGCTGTGGTGCAATGGCTGCGCGACGGGTTGGGCATTATCAAAGACGCCAAAGAAACCCAGGGTTTGGCCGAACAGGCTGACAAATCCCAAGACCTGATCCTTGTGCCCGCCTTCACTGGTCTTGGCGCGCCCTATTGGGCCCCGGATTGTCGCGGTGCCATCTATGGATTGACGCGCGGCTCTGGCCCAGCCGAATTCGCCCGCGCAGCCCTTGAAAGCGTCGGGTTTCAAACACGCGATCTGTTAGAGGCGATGCGCGGCGATATGGGCGAAGCGGTGCAAACCCAAATCCTGCGAGTTGACGGCGGCATGACCGCCAGCGATTGGGCGATGCAGTTTCTTGCAGATATCATCGGCGCACCAGTGGATCGGCCAGAGGTGTTGGAAAGCACCGCCCTTGGTGTGGCTTGGCTGGCAGGTATGCGGGCAGGGGTCTATCCCGACCAACAAGGCTTTGCGGCCACTTGGCGTCTGGAGCAAAAGTTTGAGCCAAAAATGCAAGAGCCTTTCCGCGAAGACAAATATGCCGCTTGGAAACGCGCGGTTGATGCCACATTGGCCGTGTAA
- a CDS encoding alkylphosphonate utilization protein yields MACAICSSDANLSKFTVTPRDDVLLLCATCLPAAQGDISDAPHWQCLNDAIWSADAATQVLAFRLLSALPQSPWARDLLDIAYLEPETLDWAKAGLSDEPQVIHRDSNGVVLSAGDSVVLTKDLPVKGAGFTAKRGTPVRNISLVQTNQEHIEGRVESQRIVILTKFVKKTG; encoded by the coding sequence ATGGCCTGCGCAATCTGTTCATCTGACGCCAATCTTTCCAAATTCACCGTCACCCCGCGCGATGACGTTCTGCTGTTGTGTGCAACCTGTTTACCTGCCGCCCAAGGTGACATCAGCGATGCACCGCATTGGCAGTGTTTGAACGACGCCATCTGGTCTGCTGACGCTGCCACCCAGGTGCTGGCCTTTCGCTTGCTCAGTGCTCTGCCACAATCCCCATGGGCGCGGGACCTTTTGGACATCGCATATCTGGAACCTGAAACCCTGGACTGGGCTAAGGCTGGTCTTTCTGACGAACCCCAGGTGATCCACCGCGATAGCAACGGTGTGGTGCTTTCCGCAGGTGACTCTGTTGTGTTGACAAAAGATTTGCCCGTCAAAGGCGCTGGATTTACCGCCAAACGCGGCACGCCTGTGCGCAACATTTCCCTGGTGCAAACCAATCAAGAACATATCGAAGGTCGCGTCGAAAGCCAACGCATCGTGATATTGACCAAGTTCGTGAAAAAGACCGGATAG